From Thermodesulfobacteriota bacterium, a single genomic window includes:
- a CDS encoding methyl-accepting chemotaxis protein encodes MKVSAKISLLNAATVFIVSAIFIFSHCYSLGKNNAYHVHNLESLMHKERQAQIRDLLSNAYAIVSNARFYEDAVNALKAMRFGEGDQNSFIVFDKDYYCYVYPTRQQYEKTIVKELQDADGRFVFQNILQLAQKNGQGYLEYRSQEGKEAPLNRKLMFFRYFKDWNWIICTSVNISDIDQIVSENKAIMTKEINTRLVQTTSLSIVVLLMASFISLLISRKIIAPLKTISEMSRRIAGGDLAVSLDINRRDEIGMLADDMKNMVARLKDVVAQVQTASGNVASGSEELSSSFEILSHRSTEQTSHLEEISSSMEEMNAKIVHNADNASETEKTALQASRDAQAGARQVGDTVQAMRDIAAKISIIEEIARQTNLLALNAAIEAARAGEAGKGFAVVAAEVRKLAEHSGEAAKEIGALSAGSVDVAEKAGRMLEKMVPDIHRTAELIQEISAACHEQTAGAAQINQAIAQLDHVVQQNAALAEEVSSTAEDLSGQAQQLQSSISIFCVAKSSGAINRQMQPGWTAGQGKPIKQSTSLNIFPL; translated from the coding sequence TGCTCAATGCGGCTACGGTTTTTATCGTTTCTGCTATCTTTATCTTTTCCCACTGCTATTCACTCGGGAAAAACAATGCTTATCATGTTCACAACCTGGAAAGCCTGATGCACAAAGAACGCCAGGCGCAGATCCGGGACCTTCTCTCCAATGCTTATGCCATCGTCTCCAACGCCAGATTTTACGAGGACGCGGTTAACGCTCTGAAAGCTATGCGTTTCGGCGAAGGCGATCAGAATAGCTTCATCGTTTTTGATAAGGACTATTACTGCTATGTGTACCCGACCCGACAGCAGTATGAAAAAACCATCGTAAAAGAGCTGCAGGACGCGGACGGTCGCTTTGTGTTCCAGAATATCCTGCAGCTGGCACAGAAAAACGGCCAGGGATATCTGGAGTATCGTTCGCAGGAGGGCAAAGAGGCTCCCCTGAACAGAAAGCTGATGTTTTTCCGTTATTTCAAAGACTGGAACTGGATCATCTGTACCAGCGTCAACATCTCTGATATCGATCAGATCGTGTCCGAAAACAAAGCGATCATGACCAAAGAGATTAATACCCGCCTTGTTCAGACGACATCGCTATCAATCGTCGTTTTGTTGATGGCCTCGTTTATCAGTCTGTTGATATCTCGAAAAATTATCGCCCCTCTGAAAACGATATCGGAGATGTCAAGGCGGATCGCCGGGGGGGATCTGGCCGTTTCCTTGGATATTAATCGACGGGACGAAATCGGCATGCTGGCCGATGACATGAAAAACATGGTGGCCCGGTTGAAAGACGTGGTGGCTCAGGTCCAAACTGCTTCGGGCAATGTGGCATCGGGCAGCGAGGAGCTAAGCTCTTCTTTCGAAATACTGTCTCACCGTTCCACTGAACAGACATCCCATCTCGAAGAGATTTCTTCAAGCATGGAGGAGATGAACGCAAAGATCGTCCATAACGCTGACAATGCCTCTGAAACCGAAAAAACCGCACTTCAGGCCTCCAGGGACGCGCAAGCCGGAGCCAGGCAGGTTGGGGACACGGTACAAGCCATGAGGGATATCGCCGCTAAAATTTCCATCATTGAGGAAATCGCCCGGCAGACCAACCTGCTGGCATTGAACGCAGCCATCGAAGCGGCCCGGGCCGGTGAGGCTGGCAAGGGTTTCGCCGTAGTGGCGGCAGAGGTGCGCAAGCTGGCCGAACACAGTGGTGAAGCGGCCAAGGAAATTGGTGCGCTCTCGGCCGGCAGCGTGGATGTGGCGGAAAAGGCTGGCCGAATGCTTGAGAAAATGGTTCCGGATATTCACCGGACGGCGGAACTGATCCAGGAAATCAGCGCGGCATGTCACGAACAAACCGCCGGTGCGGCCCAGATCAACCAGGCGATTGCTCAGCTTGACCATGTTGTGCAGCAGAACGCTGCTTTAGCCGAAGAGGTTTCATCAACAGCCGAGGATTTATCGGGTCAGGCCCAGCAGCTTCAGAGCAGCATTAGTATTTTCTGCGT